Genomic segment of Eremothecium sinecaudum strain ATCC 58844 chromosome VIII, complete sequence:
CAAATTGCAGCACGTGCGATGTTTCAACCTGAATATTATAAGGAATAAAGAGACTGAAGTCGATCAACCTTCTTCGATTCAGGTCTGGGAGAGGTACGTTCTAGACTTTTCTGATTGGGTCCATGGCGCCAATGAAGAAACTACAGCTAATGAAATAGAAGGCCAGGTCTTTGATGAACTTCGAGCGGCATTAAATGATCTATTAAGAAGAATAGAAACATTACCATCGGTTAGACCCGGTAGCGTTACGTTTGAAGCCTGTATAGATGCGATTGATTTAACTTTAGGGCGTACCATGACGGCGGTTAATaccaaagaagaaaaagtTTCACTAGATAGAAGTGTTAATTGGGTAATATGCCACAATGATGAGTTCACACGTAATCAAAATCTTAGGTTTGCCATTGACCCTCCTGAAGTCCAATTTATGCCATTAATTGGGTGCGAAGTGGGCCCAATTATAATTGGCCAGTACTTTGAAAGAATACTATTGCCGAAATCGACCACTGATACGATCTATGAAGAAAGTAGCGAATAAATCCCCGCA
This window contains:
- the REV7 gene encoding Rev7p (Syntenic homolog of Ashbya gossypii AER420C; Syntenic homolog of Saccharomyces cerevisiae YIL139C (REV7)), which translates into the protein MNEDIERWLRIYLKCFINAILYYRNVYPKESFAWTTYQAFNLPRHMPINRYPELQDYIDELILDVLSKLQHVRCFNLNIIRNKETEVDQPSSIQVWERYVLDFSDWVHGANEETTANEIEGQVFDELRAALNDLLRRIETLPSVRPGSVTFEACIDAIDLTLGRTMTAVNTKEEKVSLDRSVNWVICHNDEFTRNQNLRFAIDPPEVQFMPLIGCEVGPIIIGQYFERILLPKSTTDTIYEESSE